A region of the Deinococcus psychrotolerans genome:
GCACGGGGCTGAGCTTAAGCCGCACGCGCAACAAGACAGGTAAGGCTATCAACGCCGCAAACAACAGGCCGGAGATGAGCCAGCCCAGCCCCAGCGTGCGGGCCGTAAAATCTCCGGCGGCGGTGCCTAGCGCAAACGTCGCCAGCACGGCAGCCCAGTAAAACAGTTCGCGGCGGCGGGTGGTGACGCTGTGAATAGATAGCGTGCCCTCTAAGCGCTGCCAGAGAGTAAAGATCATTCCAAGCGCCAGCAAAAAACCAACCGTAGAAGCCCAATACGGCACCCCGAAGCCCACATGCACGGCGTCGGCGGCCAGCGTACCGAAGACGCTGACCATGATGACGGCAAACCAGTACAGCAGCGCGGCGTAGCGTTTTGCCTGCAGTTGCAGCGATAGGGCAACCACAAAGACACTGCCGGTCAAGGCGACGGCGGGCAGCGGCCCCAAGCGGTGCGCCAGAAAATCCGAAGCGGTCTCGCCCATGCCAGTGCTCAGCACTTTAATGATCCAAAATGATGCGGTGATGGATGCGACTTTGCTCAGTGGGGAATGGCCCAGCGGGGAGTGGGTTTGTGAATCTGGACTGCTCAAAAAAGGAAATGGCACGGCTGGCAGCTTAAAAGGCGCAGGTAACGCTGAGGTATAGCGGCGGCGTCACCCCGAGTTCTTTAGAATGACGAAATGTCATTTTCTTCTACTGGCCACCGCTTGCTGGTTTCTTTTGCTGTGTTGGGTGTCTTGGCACTTCCCGCTCAGGCCGCCCAAGTCAGTTTGGGACTTCAGGCCAATGCCACGCTGGGTTCAGTCGGCTTTGGCGCTCATACAACAGTTGAGACGCCCCTCAACGCTGCTGGTGATCTGCGGCTGCGCGGCAGTGTGGAAGGTAATCTGAATTTAGGTGGTGTGCCTGATATTTTGCTGGATGGTGTCCCTTATTAAGCGCTACGATGCCTTTTATGTCGGTCTGGGCGCGGGTTCGGGCGTGGCTTTCGATTTTGTAGATCACGGCAGCAGCTTTCCGGGCATCGTGCTTTCACCGATCTTTTTGGCCAATGTTCACGGCATTCTGGGCACCACGCTTAGCAGCGCCACGACGGTGGAAGGCGTGCTGCGGGTCGGCGCAGTGCCGCGTCTGGAAGCGCGAGTGAGCTTTCCACTGCATTAAGGTAAAAGATAGAAAAGGGCGACGTTTACTCTGTGTCCACTCTGTCGCCTTCATTGAAATTTTTATGATCTTGCTTGGCTCAAACTTCTGGAATATATACTTTTCTTCTTATTTCCACTTCTACACACGTATTCAAGTGACTCTTTTCCACTATGGGTCGCATACCCTGTGGTTATATACCGTGCTGGTCGTACTTGGTCAGCTTATTTTCAGCTTCGCCTGGCCTTAAATGACGTGCTTAGGCTAAGGCATCCGCACCCCGTAATGTGTCTACCTCTAGTTGACTTCTACTGCCAATGACTTTGAGTATCCCCGAGGCTACCAAAATCAAATCAGTGGCGATTGTCAAGATCTTAGACTGATTGTTATATATATTCTTACTGGCTTTAACTTCCACATTAAACTAGGCTTCTGACGCCAGTGCTGGCGAATGAATTTTGCCTTGATGTCCATCAAGCGGCCCGCCCGAAAATCCCCGGCTGGCTGCCAACAACTCGGCGACGACGCTGATGGCCACCTCGGTGGTGGTGTCGGCACCAATGGCAAGGCCCAGCGGGTTGCGAATACGGCTCAGTTCGGCTGGAGTAAGGGGCAATCCTTCATCTTGAGCATTGGCAGCCAGTTTGTCGAGGCGGCTGCGTGGCCCCAGCAACCCGATAAAGGGAGCCTCAGACTGTAGAGCACGCCGCAGACTGGCCAGATCGAGAAGAAAATGATGGTTCATGACGACGACAAAGCTGCGCGGCCCAATGGACAACTGGGAAAACTGCTCCGGCGTAAGGGGGGAGAGGGACGCGCCGGGAAAGCGCTCTGGTGTGAGCAACCCCGCCCGCATATCCACCACCCGGACTCGAAAGCCCGATTCGCAGGCGAGGCGCACCACCGCTTGGCTATCGTGCGCGGCTCCAAACAGCAGCAGTTCGGGCGGCGGGATATTCACATCTAAAAAGTAGGTCAGTCCGCCTAGCTCGACCAAGCCAGCCTTGGGTTGGGGCGAGGCCAGCCGCTGGCGCATCAGGACTTCGGCCTGCTCCTGCACCGCGCCGAGCGACCCGTAGACTTCCAGTGGCGTGAGAATAGTCCGCGCTCCTGAGCCGCTGAGGCAAGTCAACTGCGCGGCCAGTTCGAAGTTCTCCCAAGTCTGGTGCCAGCGCTGCTGGAGGGGATCAGCTGGGTTGGCCGCCTCGATATAAATATCCATTTCACCCGCACAGCCGATGCCCAAGCCAAACATCCGCTCCTCATCGAGGTTGTAGCGCTGCAAGCGTGCCTCACCGGAACGCATCACTTCCTGCGCCAGAAAAACGATTTCACCTTCGAGGCAGCCGCCCGAAACGAGGCAAGTGTACGTGCCGTCAGCCCGAACCAACATCACGGTGCCTTCACGACGGTAAGCACTGCCAATCACATTAACCACCGTTGCGAGGGCCGCTCGCTCACCCAGAAAACGGGCTTCACGCAGACCATTCAAAACGTCCAGACGCTCCATAGTTCCTCCACTTGTTGCCCGTTATGTTAGCCGCAATGCTGCTGGGCAAATGGGTCTGTGCCTTCACGGCACCAAGTGGAGTTGGAACAGCCTCACGGTTCTTTCTGTGAGCGGGCGATACACGCACACGGCAAGGCCACCTTCATGGTCGGTGGTCACCCATAATAAACGGGTGCTGGATTTGTGTGACCGAGCGGTGAGCACCGTCAGCGCTCAGCTCCGACCGTAAGCGCGTGCGCCCCTTTTCTGCTGGCAGTGCTTCTCTCTGATCTCAACATTCCACCACCGCGTTGCTCATTTGCCTCTTCAAGGAGTTTGGACATGAAAACCCCCATCACCGTTCTGCGCTGGATCGTCCGTATCGCTGGTGTCGCCGCCCTTGGGATGGGCCTCATTTTCTGGGGTGGGAGCGGCTACGCCCTGCTGAGTGCCCACCAAGGTCTGGGCTACCTCGTTTCTCTCGGGCTGCTGCTGCTGGCGATTCTCGGATTCAGACAAGGCGTCGCGCCGGGCCTGTTGATCACCGCCATCATCTGGAGCTTGGTCGTCCCGGCCATCGGCAGTATGCAGCTCAAATTGCTGCCCGGCGATCAGCACTGGGTGATTCAAGTCTTTCACCTGCTGCTCGGCGTGGGGGCCATCGCCTTTTCCGAAATCATCGCTGGCCGCGCACTACGGAGCCGAGTTGCCTAGAGGCTTTATGGGGGCTGGCTGGCTAAGCCAAAAGCACGCTCAGCCAGCCAGCCCCCCAAACACTCCCGTTGATTGCCGGTAGCCACCAACACGTCGAAGAGACAAAACAGAGGCTTTGAGTTGGGCGTCAGCTCGGCACCCAAGGCTCTCTCAGCTCTCAGCCCAGCGCCAATTCTTCACGTCGGGAAGGTCGTCCCCAGTGGCACGCACGTAAGCGTGATGCTCGGCGAGCTTGGCGAGAAGCTGTTGCCTGACGTCTGCACCCGCGTCCTTGAGATGAGGCACACGGTTAATCACGGCAAGGGCCAGGTGGAAGCGGTCGAGGTCGTTGAGCACGGTCATGTCGAAGGGGGTGGTGGTCGTGCCCTCTCCCTTGTAGCCGTGGACGTGCAGATTGCGGTGTCCAGCGCGGCGGTAGGTCAGGCGGTGAATCAGCCAGGGGTAGCCGTGATACGCGAAGATGATCGGTACGTCCGTGGTGAAGACCTCGTCAAAGGCCGCGTCGGACAGCCCATGGGGATGCTCGATCTGCGGTTGCAGCGTCATCAGGTCAACCACATTCACCACTCGGATTTTCAGCTCAGGGAAGGCTTTGCGCAGCAGACTCACCGCCGCGAGCGTCTCCAGGGTCGGCACGTCGCCCGCGCAGGCCATCACCACGTCGGGCGTGTCGCCCCGGTCATTGCTGGCCCAGGCCCAGACACCCAACCCGGCCGCGCAGTGCTTGGCAGCGTCGGCCATGTTGAGCCATTGAAGTTCAGGCTGCTTGCCCGCCACGATCACGTTGACATATTCGCGGCTGCGCAGGCAGTGATCGGTCACCGACAGCAGCGTATTGGCGTCAGGCGGCAGGTAAACCCGCACCACGGCAGGCGCTTTGTTCACCATCAAATCGATAAAGCCGGGATCCTGATGCGAGGAGCCGTTGTGATCCTGCCGCCAGACGTGCGAGGTGAGCAAGATGTTCAGGGACGGCACCGGACGACGCCAGGAAATCTCCCGGCTGGTGCCGAGCCACTTGGCATGCTGCCCGACCATCGAGTCCACCACATGAATAAACGCTTCGTAGCAGGAGAACAACCCGTGGCGTCCCGTCAGGGTGTAGCCTTCCAGCCAGCCCTCGCACAGGTGCTCGCTCAGCACCTCCATCACCCGCCCGTCCGGGGAGAGGTGAAGATCGGTGCTGAGCTGCGGTTCTTCCCAGGTCTTGCCGCTGGCGGCATACACGCCGTCTAAGCGGTTGGAGGCCGTCTCATCGGGGCCGAACAGCCGGAAGATGTTCATGTTGCGTTCCATGACACCCTTCAGAAACGTGCCGAGCACCCGTGTAGACTCGCCGTCCACCACACCGGGCTGAGGCACGGCCAGTTCGTAGTCGCGGAAGTCAGGAAAATCGAGGTCACGTGGCATAAGGCCGCCGTTGGATACCGGGTTCATACCCATGCGCCGCTCGCCGGATGGAGCCAGCGCCGCCAGTTCCGGGCGCAGCACACCGGCTTTGTCAAAGAGTTCCTCGGGGCGGTAGCTGAGCAGCCATTCTTCGAGCTGCCGCAGGTGTTCCGGGGAATCGCTCAGACCGGCGAGCGGCACCTGATGAGCACGCCAGGTGCCCTCGACTGGCAGGCCATCGACCACCTTCGGGCCAGTCCAGCCCTTGGGGCTTCTCAGCACGATCATCGGCCAGGCGGGGCGCTCCTGCACGCCGTCCACGCGGGCGCGGCGCTGGATGGCGGAGATGTCGGCGTAAACCTGCTCCAGCGTCCGGGCCATCTGCTCGTGCATCAAAGCCGGCTCGTCGCCCTCCACGTAGTACGGCGTGTGGCCGTAGCCGCGCAGCAGGGTGTCGAGTTCTGCATGGCTGAGGCGGGCCAGCACGGTCGGGTTGGCGATCTTATAACCGTTCAGGTGCAAGATCGGCAGCACCGCGCCGTCGGTGCGGGCGTTCAGAAACTTGTTGCCATGCCAGCTGGCGGCCAGCGGCCCGGTCTCGGCCTCGCCGTCGCCGATCACGCAGGCCACCAGCAGATCAGGGTGGTCGAAGGCCGCGCCGTAAGCGTGGGTCAGGCTGAAACCCAGTTCACCGCCCTCGTGGATCGAGCCGGGCGTCTGGGGCGCAGCGTGGCTGGGAACGCCGCCGGGAAACGAGAACTGCCGGAAGAGTTTGCGCAGGCCGTCCTCACCCGGCCCGACATCGGGGTACAGCTCGCTATAACTGCCTTCCAAGTAGACGTTGGCGACCACGCCGGGAGCGCCGTGACCCGGCCCGGCGACGTAAAGCACACTGAGGTCGTGCTCCTTGATCAAGCGGTTGAGGTGAACGTAAATGAAATTCAGCCCCGGCGTGGTGCCCCAGTGGCCCAGCAACCTCGGTTTGACATGCTTCAGGGTGAGTGGCTCGCGCAGCAGCGGGTTGTCCAGCAAGTAGATCTGCCCCACCGACAGGTAGTTGGCAGCCCGCCAGTAAGCGTCGAGATGCTGGAGTTCAGTCGGTGAAAGGGTTGAGCGTGACGTCGTGGGCGTGGTCATGGTAAACCTCCGGAAGTGGACTGAGGGCGGGGCGCGGCGGTATCAGCAGTGTGGCAGCTGAGCGGGTAAGTCTGGTCAAGGGCCGGTCAGCGCCCTCGGCATTCAGGACATTCCACAGACCACTCGGGTTCAGACAGCAGAGTCAAGAGTCACAGTGAGCCGCCCACGCTCAGGCGGGCGGCCGTGAAGAAGGGGATATTGGCCGCTTCAGGCGGGGGCGCAGTTCTGGTTCTTCTACCGAACGGTCGCCGGCTCCGCAGCACTCGGCCCTTCAGCAGCTGGCGGGGTAGCCCTGACTCCAAAGAGAGCGAGAACCCAGCGGTCAAGGCCCCACCAGCCCGCAACGCGCCAGCCGAGCACCAACCACGTCGCCAGAATGAACAGCAGCGGATTGGTGCTGATGGTGCCTGCCAGCAGGTAACTGGCATTCATCACGCCGCCAAAAAAAGCTGCGATGCCGGTGAACAGCCCCACGATCAGGGCCGCGCCCACCAGCACCTCGCCGTAGGCCACCAGATACGAAAAGGTGGCGGCGTTGGGCAGCGCCACGTGCTGCAAAAACCAGGCGTACCAGCCCTGCACGTCGGGATGTGCGCCGCCTGTCTTGGCGAGTGCGCCAGTCAGAAAGCCGCCGACAGCGGTTCCGGCCTTCTCGCCGACCCACACTCCAGCCGGATTGGTGATCTTTTCCCAGCCGGCCATCAGCCACTCGTAGCCGACATAAATACGCAGCAGCGCCCAGATGGGAGCGAGACGGGGATCAGCGAAGAGCAGGCGCGACACATTGGGTTCGCGCAGCAGGCCGGGACTGGCCCGCTGAAGGCGTGGAGTGGTCATCCGGCCACCTCCTGCGCGGCGGCTTTGTGTGTCACTGGTGCAGCGGTCTTGGGGGCCCGCACCAGCAGCACCGGCACCCCGATCCGGCGCATGACGCCCTCGGCGACGCTGCCCAGGAAAAACCGGTCCAGTCCACTGCGGCCATGCGTGCCCATCACCACCAGCGAGCAGTGCTGCTGCTCGGCCACATCGGCGATCGCCTGAGCGGTTCGTGGATCGCCGCCCTCCAAGCACAACAAACGGATGTTGGGCGATCCAAGCGCCGTGCGGGCGTCTTCCAGCAGGCGCTGGCCCTCGGCCTTGGCGCGTTCGCTGGCGTCCGGATCATCGTAGGTGTAGACCGCGTCGCCGTAAATCACGGGAAGCGGGGGCACGACGTACAGCACGGTCAAGGTGCTGTGGTGGCAGCGGGCCAGTTCGGCGGCCACCGGCAGAGCGAGAGCACTCAGTGGGCTGCCGTCAATTGGAACGAGAATGTGATCAAACATGGCAAACTCCTTTTTTCTGTCATTGGAGAAGGCTTCAACGCGGATTTGCGGAGAGTCAGGCCCTGTAGAATCAAGCCCAACGAAATCAGAATCAGGAGCCGGGCCAGCGCATGCCGGGGAGCCGTAATGCTGCTCATCAGCATTCCAGAACGCCGCGCCGTACCAGTTGCTCAGGACATCAGCGTTCCCGTTCCGGTTGACGCGGTGGGCGGTGCGCCTGCTTGCGCCACGCGGCGTCGTCGGGATCGTCACCGCAGCCGCCCTCATTTACCCAGCGGTCTAGGGCAGTCACCCAGGGCGGAATAACCGGCGCGGGCGTGCCGCTTTGTACCGTATGCTGACTCAGTAGCGTGGGCTGACTCACAGGTGTGTTCATTTGTCGGCCAACCAAGCTTTCCGCTCTGCTTTGGTCAGCCAGCCCAAGCCGGCCTGCACCACCATTCCGTTCTTGATTTGACCTGACTTGAGGTAAATTGGGGAGTTCATGCGATGCCTCCGAAGTTCATTTGAGGGTTTTGAGAAGCGCCGTTTGGGTGCGCTGACAAATCCCACTTTGACGAGTCGTTCAGTACTGGGCTTGAAGTGGCCGCAGGCGCGGCTCCGTGTAGGGCGGTCAACTAGGACGCTGAACAAGCTCAGGCTGCTCCTGCGCCGACTGAGTCAAAATGGCTTTGAGCATGTCGCTGATGGTGATGACGCCCAGCAGGTGACCGCCCTCGCCCATGACCGGCAAACCGTGAACGTCCGCCGAGAGCATGGCTTTCATGGCTTCTTCCACCGGGGCGCTGCTGCGGACTTGTGC
Encoded here:
- a CDS encoding XdhC family protein — translated: MERLDVLNGLREARFLGERAALATVVNVIGSAYRREGTVMLVRADGTYTCLVSGGCLEGEIVFLAQEVMRSGEARLQRYNLDEERMFGLGIGCAGEMDIYIEAANPADPLQQRWHQTWENFELAAQLTCLSGSGARTILTPLEVYGSLGAVQEQAEVLMRQRLASPQPKAGLVELGGLTYFLDVNIPPPELLLFGAAHDSQAVVRLACESGFRVRVVDMRAGLLTPERFPGASLSPLTPEQFSQLSIGPRSFVVVMNHHFLLDLASLRRALQSEAPFIGLLGPRSRLDKLAANAQDEGLPLTPAELSRIRNPLGLAIGADTTTEVAISVVAELLAASRGFSGGPLDGHQGKIHSPALASEA
- a CDS encoding phosphoketolase family protein — translated: MTTPTTSRSTLSPTELQHLDAYWRAANYLSVGQIYLLDNPLLREPLTLKHVKPRLLGHWGTTPGLNFIYVHLNRLIKEHDLSVLYVAGPGHGAPGVVANVYLEGSYSELYPDVGPGEDGLRKLFRQFSFPGGVPSHAAPQTPGSIHEGGELGFSLTHAYGAAFDHPDLLVACVIGDGEAETGPLAASWHGNKFLNARTDGAVLPILHLNGYKIANPTVLARLSHAELDTLLRGYGHTPYYVEGDEPALMHEQMARTLEQVYADISAIQRRARVDGVQERPAWPMIVLRSPKGWTGPKVVDGLPVEGTWRAHQVPLAGLSDSPEHLRQLEEWLLSYRPEELFDKAGVLRPELAALAPSGERRMGMNPVSNGGLMPRDLDFPDFRDYELAVPQPGVVDGESTRVLGTFLKGVMERNMNIFRLFGPDETASNRLDGVYAASGKTWEEPQLSTDLHLSPDGRVMEVLSEHLCEGWLEGYTLTGRHGLFSCYEAFIHVVDSMVGQHAKWLGTSREISWRRPVPSLNILLTSHVWRQDHNGSSHQDPGFIDLMVNKAPAVVRVYLPPDANTLLSVTDHCLRSREYVNVIVAGKQPELQWLNMADAAKHCAAGLGVWAWASNDRGDTPDVVMACAGDVPTLETLAAVSLLRKAFPELKIRVVNVVDLMTLQPQIEHPHGLSDAAFDEVFTTDVPIIFAYHGYPWLIHRLTYRRAGHRNLHVHGYKGEGTTTTPFDMTVLNDLDRFHLALAVINRVPHLKDAGADVRQQLLAKLAEHHAYVRATGDDLPDVKNWRWAES
- a CDS encoding DoxX family protein, which gives rise to MTTPRLQRASPGLLREPNVSRLLFADPRLAPIWALLRIYVGYEWLMAGWEKITNPAGVWVGEKAGTAVGGFLTGALAKTGGAHPDVQGWYAWFLQHVALPNAATFSYLVAYGEVLVGAALIVGLFTGIAAFFGGVMNASYLLAGTISTNPLLFILATWLVLGWRVAGWWGLDRWVLALFGVRATPPAAEGPSAAEPATVR
- a CDS encoding universal stress protein; this encodes MFDHILVPIDGSPLSALALPVAAELARCHHSTLTVLYVVPPLPVIYGDAVYTYDDPDASERAKAEGQRLLEDARTALGSPNIRLLCLEGGDPRTAQAIADVAEQQHCSLVVMGTHGRSGLDRFFLGSVAEGVMRRIGVPVLLVRAPKTAAPVTHKAAAQEVAG